A window of Cyanobacteriota bacterium contains these coding sequences:
- a CDS encoding Uma2 family endonuclease yields LGMHERQLRWFTAEGQLIPLPEEAERQAKEQERQAKEQAQQAAAQERQAKEQAQRRAEQLEALLRAQGIDPDQLLGL; encoded by the coding sequence CTAGGGATGCATGAACGCCAGTTGCGCTGGTTCACGGCTGAGGGGCAACTGATTCCCTTGCCAGAGGAGGCAGAACGGCAGGCAAAGGAGCAAGAACGCCAGGCCAAGGAGCAGGCACAGCAGGCCGCAGCCCAAGAACGACAGGCCAAGGAGCAAGCACAACGACGAGCTGAACAGTTAGAGGCGCTGTTGAGAGCGCAAGGGATTGATCCCGATCAACTGCTGGGGTTGTAG
- a CDS encoding amidase family protein, which yields MRQQTQPTWQQVDGLLLPTTGTIYSIQHVEAEPLTLNTSLGRYTNFVNLLDLSAIALPAGFHPDGVPFGITLIAPAGWDD from the coding sequence TTGCGTCAACAAACCCAACCTACTTGGCAGCAGGTTGATGGTTTGCTGCTACCTACTACAGGCACTATCTATAGCATTCAACACGTTGAAGCAGAGCCGTTGACGCTGAATACGAGTCTGGGACGTTACACCAACTTCGTGAATTTGTTGGATTTGAGCGCGATCGCGCTACCCGCTGGCTTTCATCCTGATGGTGTACCCTTTGGCATTACCCTCATAGCCCCGGCTGGGTGGGATGACTAA